One genomic segment of Pedobacter endophyticus includes these proteins:
- a CDS encoding RagB/SusD family nutrient uptake outer membrane protein: protein MKNCKITSVFMLIVALFTSCKKDFLETFPTDQVAQTTAFESVANAKLAVNGMYRLMYLQISNQSQDGHGAMMLNMDAMGEDFVWSGNTYSYFKPALRWVDHRSASSSLAAYPYLLYYRINSNANMIIENIDNITGASAEKDAIKGECLAVRAWCHFNLVQLYGKRYEAGKENTQPGIPIAISNDGVDQPRATVEAVYAQINKDLDQAITLLAAAPAASAKTHVNLNVAKGFKARVALTMQDWANAAKYAKEARTGFSLMTNADYLGGFTVISNPEWMWGANQLADQVPTYGSFYSYVSGNFNSSWNRLEPKMINSVLYAKIANTDIRKKLWWDGTTADKVNFPGAIDAAKGTAASGVKVIKYMHRKFKVQDVNSRAGDIPFMRVAEMYLIEAEALARTGGQDAAAAAALYPLAVNRNPNYVLSTKTGAALIDEIMVQRRIELWGEGFRFYDLKRTNSDLDRNGMDNPRVSTSVTYTDIAYTLFKARASQNNLWEYKIPQDEIDINKAMGPEDQNP from the coding sequence ATGAAAAATTGTAAAATCACCTCAGTATTCATGCTTATCGTAGCATTGTTTACTTCATGCAAAAAAGACTTCCTCGAAACCTTTCCTACCGATCAGGTTGCTCAAACTACCGCATTCGAATCGGTTGCAAATGCAAAACTGGCGGTTAATGGAATGTACCGGTTAATGTATCTGCAAATCTCCAATCAATCGCAAGATGGCCACGGCGCCATGATGTTGAACATGGATGCCATGGGCGAAGATTTTGTGTGGTCGGGCAATACTTACAGCTATTTTAAGCCCGCATTAAGATGGGTTGATCACCGAAGTGCCTCAAGTTCGCTTGCTGCCTATCCTTACCTTTTATATTATCGCATTAACAGTAATGCCAATATGATTATCGAAAACATCGATAATATCACCGGTGCATCGGCCGAGAAGGATGCCATTAAAGGCGAATGCCTTGCCGTTAGGGCCTGGTGTCACTTTAATCTGGTTCAGCTTTACGGAAAACGTTATGAGGCCGGTAAGGAAAATACGCAGCCCGGTATTCCTATTGCGATATCAAATGATGGTGTAGACCAGCCGCGTGCTACCGTAGAGGCTGTTTATGCGCAAATAAACAAAGATCTGGATCAGGCCATTACGCTACTCGCCGCTGCGCCTGCAGCTTCTGCCAAAACACACGTAAACCTCAATGTAGCCAAAGGCTTTAAGGCACGCGTTGCTTTAACCATGCAAGATTGGGCAAACGCCGCAAAGTACGCCAAAGAGGCCAGAACAGGCTTTTCATTAATGACAAATGCCGATTATCTGGGCGGATTTACCGTAATCTCAAATCCTGAATGGATGTGGGGCGCAAATCAATTAGCAGATCAGGTACCTACCTACGGTTCTTTTTATTCTTACGTTTCGGGCAACTTCAACTCATCGTGGAACCGACTGGAGCCAAAAATGATCAACTCGGTATTGTATGCAAAAATAGCGAACACCGATATCAGAAAAAAATTATGGTGGGATGGCACCACAGCAGATAAAGTGAACTTTCCCGGCGCAATTGATGCTGCAAAAGGCACAGCCGCATCTGGGGTAAAGGTAATTAAGTACATGCACCGCAAGTTTAAAGTACAGGATGTAAACAGCCGTGCGGGCGATATTCCGTTTATGCGGGTAGCAGAAATGTATTTGATTGAGGCCGAAGCATTGGCCAGAACGGGTGGACAAGATGCCGCCGCGGCGGCAGCGCTTTATCCCCTGGCCGTAAACCGCAATCCGAATTACGTATTATCTACGAAAACCGGCGCTGCGCTGATAGACGAAATCATGGTGCAACGACGGATAGAATTATGGGGCGAAGGCTTCCGTTTCTACGATTTGAAACGTACAAATTCCGATTTGGACAGAAATGGAATGGACAACCCAAGAGTAAGTACCTCAGTAACCTACACCGACATTGCCTACACCTTGTTTAAGGCCAGAGCATCGCAAAACAATCTGTGGGAATACAAGATTCCACAAGATGAGATTGACATTAACAAGGCCATGGGTCCCGAAGATCAAAACCCGTAA
- a CDS encoding M14 family metallopeptidase: MNKPKDILLGILSITVLFSCKTQHLISSSNPPDSAKATINFQQKKVYQFNHAEVMFSNNFAAARANSITQQNDSTFNIAIAPENAPINPSPWFAFKVWGSTQKKVYINLKYQGTSHRYNPKTRQNSGAWEDVANVEISSDKKVASFNINVSTDTTLVAAQELLSAYDNYKWEDSLSKLPFVKKQEIGRSILGKKINALSIGANAKRLIVVLSRQHPPEVTGYMAMQEFVRTVTADTELAKNFRKQYQLLLIPLINPDGVDEGNWRHSVAGVDLNRDWENFAQPETRSVRDYLLKKTDRQQAKVYFGIDFHSTYYDVFYTNEDQPTNKTNIPGFTARWLNAFSEAIPNFKPNIKPSPNGGNVSKSWMGRVLHAEALTYEVGDDTPRPLLKLKGKVAAEKMMELLLKEGQ; this comes from the coding sequence GTGAATAAACCAAAAGATATCCTTCTGGGCATACTCTCCATCACCGTATTGTTTTCGTGCAAAACGCAACACTTAATTTCCAGTTCAAATCCTCCCGATTCAGCAAAAGCCACAATAAATTTTCAGCAAAAAAAGGTCTATCAGTTTAACCACGCTGAAGTGATGTTTAGCAATAATTTCGCGGCAGCTCGGGCCAACTCGATAACACAGCAGAATGATAGCACTTTCAATATTGCAATAGCGCCAGAAAACGCACCCATTAATCCTAGTCCGTGGTTTGCATTTAAAGTTTGGGGCAGCACTCAGAAAAAAGTGTATATCAACCTCAAATATCAAGGCACTTCGCATCGGTATAATCCTAAAACAAGGCAAAACAGCGGAGCCTGGGAAGATGTTGCAAACGTTGAAATAAGTAGCGATAAAAAGGTTGCATCTTTCAACATCAATGTTTCAACAGATACTACCCTGGTTGCAGCACAAGAGCTCCTCAGCGCATACGATAACTATAAATGGGAAGACAGCTTATCCAAGTTGCCATTTGTTAAAAAACAAGAGATTGGCCGAAGCATTTTAGGCAAAAAAATTAATGCGCTTAGCATCGGCGCAAACGCAAAACGATTGATTGTTGTATTGAGCCGTCAGCATCCGCCCGAAGTAACGGGTTACATGGCCATGCAGGAATTTGTTAGAACGGTAACCGCCGACACTGAGTTGGCAAAAAACTTTAGAAAACAGTATCAGCTGCTCCTGATTCCGTTAATAAATCCCGATGGAGTTGATGAGGGAAACTGGCGCCATAGCGTTGCTGGTGTAGATTTAAATCGCGATTGGGAGAACTTTGCACAGCCAGAAACCAGATCGGTGAGAGATTACCTGCTGAAAAAAACAGATCGGCAGCAGGCAAAAGTGTATTTCGGCATCGACTTCCATTCAACTTATTACGATGTTTTTTACACCAATGAGGATCAACCTACCAACAAGACGAATATACCTGGTTTTACAGCACGATGGCTGAATGCCTTCAGCGAAGCCATTCCAAACTTCAAGCCGAACATTAAACCATCGCCAAACGGAGGAAATGTTTCTAAAAGCTGGATGGGACGGGTTTTACACGCCGAAGCACTAACTTACGAGGTTGGCGACGATACGCCCCGACCGCTATTAAAATTAAAGGGCAAGGTTGCTGCAGAAAAGATGATGGAGTTGTTGTTGAAGGAAGGCCAGTAA
- a CDS encoding type II toxin-antitoxin system VapC family toxin yields the protein MAFLLDSNLIIYSYSNEYEYLRKFIIDGSSAVSEISRVEVLGYHALKTDEEEYFKDVFEYLPIILPDQDIFNKAIEIRKKYNLKLGDSLIAATALIHNLEIYTRNLSDFERVKKLKCINPIR from the coding sequence ATGGCTTTTCTTTTAGACAGTAATTTGATCATTTATTCGTATTCAAACGAGTACGAATATCTAAGGAAGTTTATCATTGATGGATCGAGCGCAGTATCGGAAATATCCAGGGTCGAAGTGCTCGGTTACCATGCTTTGAAGACAGACGAAGAAGAGTACTTTAAAGATGTCTTTGAATATCTGCCTATTATACTTCCTGATCAAGACATATTTAACAAGGCGATCGAAATTCGAAAAAAATACAATCTTAAATTAGGCGATAGCCTTATTGCTGCTACTGCTTTAATACATAATCTCGAAATTTATACACGCAATTTGAGTGACTTCGAACGAGTCAAAAAATTAAAGTGTATTAATCCCATTCGTTAA
- a CDS encoding SDR family oxidoreductase, producing the protein MDKIALVVGSSGIIGSNLTAQLLSSGWQTYGLARNPNTENSGLNPIAADLLDLENLKLALKEVRPTHVYITTWMRNETEKENIRVNGLMVRNILDTLSPKGSVKHVALVTGLKHYLGPFDAYAKEGFLPETPLREEHSRLDLENFYYAQEDEVYAAAKRDGFTWSIHRPHTVIGKVVGNAMNMGTTLAVYASICKEEGRPFVWPGSAAQWNGLSDVTDARLLAKHLIWASTTDAARNEAFNVVNGDVFRWSRLWKRIAAYFDVEAVGYDTQIKPLETEMANDAVTWHKIADKYKLKENQLSRVATAWHTDLDLGRPIEVMTNMSKSRKLGFLVYQDTEDTFYELFEQLKEAKLIP; encoded by the coding sequence ATGGATAAAATAGCATTAGTAGTAGGCTCTAGTGGCATTATTGGAAGCAATTTGACAGCGCAATTGTTGAGTTCTGGTTGGCAAACCTATGGCCTTGCCAGAAATCCAAATACCGAAAACAGTGGTCTTAATCCCATAGCAGCCGATCTTTTGGATTTGGAAAACCTGAAGTTGGCTTTAAAGGAGGTGAGGCCAACCCATGTATACATCACCACCTGGATGCGGAACGAGACCGAAAAAGAGAATATTAGGGTGAACGGTTTAATGGTTCGGAATATTCTTGATACGCTCTCCCCTAAAGGATCGGTAAAACATGTTGCACTTGTTACAGGACTGAAACATTATTTAGGTCCATTTGACGCTTACGCTAAGGAAGGCTTTTTGCCAGAAACTCCTTTGCGGGAGGAACATTCCAGGTTAGATTTGGAGAACTTCTACTATGCACAAGAAGATGAGGTATATGCTGCCGCTAAAAGGGACGGTTTTACCTGGAGCATCCACCGTCCACATACAGTTATTGGAAAAGTTGTAGGTAATGCCATGAACATGGGGACTACCTTAGCAGTTTATGCCTCAATTTGTAAAGAGGAGGGGCGCCCTTTCGTATGGCCTGGATCTGCTGCACAATGGAATGGCTTGTCTGATGTGACCGATGCAAGACTCCTAGCTAAACACCTGATATGGGCATCAACTACTGATGCCGCAAGAAATGAGGCTTTTAACGTAGTTAACGGTGATGTATTTCGTTGGAGTAGGTTATGGAAACGTATAGCAGCCTATTTTGATGTTGAAGCCGTAGGATATGACACTCAAATTAAACCATTAGAAACAGAAATGGCGAATGATGCAGTAACTTGGCATAAAATTGCCGATAAATACAAACTAAAGGAGAATCAGTTAAGTAGAGTTGCAACTGCTTGGCATACAGATTTAGATCTCGGACGACCGATAGAGGTGATGACCAATATGTCTAAAAGCAGAAAACTTGGTTTTCTTGTTTATCAGGATACTGAAGATACATTTTACGAGCTCTTTGAGCAACTCAAGGAAGCTAAATTAATTCCTTAG
- a CDS encoding Crp/Fnr family transcriptional regulator — MIEILLKHIEEKVSLTATDKEMISPFFIRKRLRKRQYLLQEGDVCRYLSFVAKGLLRSYNVDEKGDEHMSIFGWEGWWISDFNSFLSVVPAMFYIDAIEDSEVLMISRSDYDTLTLQVPIMDRYFRILFQNSLVTKERRLMSSITHSAEEKYIQLLDSNPEIINKIPQNMVASYLGIAPETLSRIKRNLTYKK, encoded by the coding sequence ATGATCGAAATACTCTTAAAGCATATTGAAGAAAAGGTAAGCCTTACCGCAACTGATAAAGAGATGATCAGTCCTTTTTTTATAAGGAAAAGACTACGCAAGAGGCAGTACTTACTTCAAGAGGGAGATGTATGCAGGTACCTTTCATTCGTTGCCAAAGGATTACTCAGAAGCTATAATGTTGATGAAAAAGGCGACGAACATATGAGTATTTTTGGCTGGGAAGGATGGTGGATTTCTGATTTTAACAGTTTCCTTTCTGTAGTACCTGCAATGTTTTATATAGATGCCATTGAAGATTCGGAGGTATTGATGATTTCCAGATCTGATTATGATACATTAACGCTCCAAGTTCCTATCATGGACCGCTATTTTAGGATACTGTTTCAAAACAGCCTGGTTACCAAAGAGCGACGTTTAATGAGCTCTATTACGCACAGTGCGGAAGAAAAGTATATCCAGCTACTTGATTCTAATCCTGAAATCATCAATAAAATACCCCAAAACATGGTAGCATCCTATTTAGGTATTGCACCCGAAACATTGAGCCGTATTAAGAGAAATCTTACTTACAAAAAATAA
- a CDS encoding recombinase family protein: protein MKIADLYIRVSTDEQAEKGYSLNLQKHILEKYCELNKINIRQIIIEDFSAKTFNRPEWNKFLAFLKRNKKESDLLLFTRWDRFSRNTSDAYQTIAVLKKLGIEAQAVEQPLNLNVPENKLMLAIYLTMPEIENDRKGLSTQAGLRRAKKEGRWTGPAPLGYINKTTEEGKKYMAIKEPEASIVKWIFYCLENYDFAPENVLHIANKKGLVCSKSNFYCIINNPMYCGKVSVPRYQNEEAYYVIGRHQPLITEEQFDSIQKKLKIKSKSHGIGILEPEQLLMRGFLYCSKCNIKLTASAPGGRKPRTYYYHCTSKCGLRFRANFANEKFIEQIQNVFVDKEVIRLFIKMMIKAHTSQVGPIPEKRKQLLSEIKAVNRKAIKARELMLEKQLEIDEYELIKNSINRKIRHLEFELDEIKAEQISWKNLKAVSKSALQSFSKLSGLFADANIGGKRLLISTIIKPKLISDGKEFHSNQFNEVVQILIYINTLIRKNYTKDCQEPTIIINSSFVSKLKAIGDLLITVPEFNGYAELIKEKRELQNLEPKTNIKKAKIRKKRLARKIIIRKWLMESSEFMEE, encoded by the coding sequence ATGAAAATAGCAGATTTATATATAAGAGTAAGTACGGATGAGCAGGCTGAAAAAGGCTACTCGTTGAACCTACAAAAACACATACTTGAAAAGTATTGCGAGCTAAATAAAATTAATATCAGACAGATCATAATAGAAGATTTCTCCGCAAAAACCTTCAATCGCCCCGAGTGGAACAAGTTCTTAGCATTCTTAAAAAGAAATAAAAAAGAGTCCGACCTTTTACTATTTACAAGATGGGACAGATTTAGTAGGAATACAAGTGATGCATACCAAACTATAGCCGTATTGAAAAAATTAGGCATAGAGGCTCAAGCTGTTGAACAACCCTTAAATCTCAATGTGCCAGAGAACAAATTAATGCTTGCTATCTATCTTACAATGCCAGAAATCGAAAATGATCGCAAGGGACTTAGTACTCAAGCAGGCTTAAGAAGAGCGAAAAAAGAAGGTAGATGGACAGGGCCTGCCCCTTTAGGCTATATAAACAAAACAACCGAGGAGGGGAAAAAGTATATGGCAATAAAAGAACCAGAAGCATCTATAGTGAAATGGATTTTTTATTGCTTGGAAAATTACGACTTTGCTCCAGAAAACGTATTGCATATAGCAAATAAAAAAGGCTTGGTTTGCAGCAAAAGTAACTTTTATTGCATAATCAATAACCCAATGTATTGTGGTAAAGTTAGTGTCCCGAGATACCAAAATGAAGAAGCCTATTATGTAATTGGAAGACATCAGCCACTCATTACAGAGGAACAATTTGATAGTATTCAAAAAAAACTGAAAATAAAATCAAAATCTCATGGCATTGGAATCCTAGAACCGGAGCAACTACTAATGCGTGGATTTTTATATTGCAGTAAATGCAATATAAAGCTAACCGCCAGCGCTCCAGGAGGAAGAAAACCAAGAACTTATTATTACCATTGTACCTCCAAATGCGGTCTGAGATTCAGAGCTAATTTTGCTAATGAAAAGTTTATTGAACAGATCCAAAATGTTTTTGTAGATAAGGAAGTGATAAGACTTTTCATCAAAATGATGATCAAGGCACATACCAGTCAGGTAGGTCCAATACCCGAAAAAAGAAAACAGCTGTTGTCCGAGATAAAAGCAGTAAACAGAAAAGCCATTAAGGCTAGAGAATTAATGCTTGAAAAACAATTAGAAATTGATGAATATGAGCTAATAAAAAATTCCATTAACAGAAAGATCAGGCATCTTGAATTTGAGCTGGATGAAATAAAAGCAGAGCAAATTTCCTGGAAAAACTTAAAGGCCGTATCAAAATCCGCCCTTCAATCATTTTCTAAATTAAGCGGCCTTTTCGCAGACGCAAATATAGGCGGGAAGAGACTGTTAATTTCGACTATCATAAAACCTAAATTAATATCTGACGGAAAAGAGTTTCACTCAAATCAATTTAACGAAGTTGTTCAGATTCTGATATACATTAATACTTTAATTAGAAAGAACTATACAAAAGATTGTCAGGAACCTACAATCATAATCAACAGCTCATTTGTTTCAAAACTCAAAGCTATCGGAGATTTACTCATAACAGTACCAGAATTTAACGGTTACGCTGAGTTGATAAAAGAGAAGCGAGAGCTCCAAAATCTAGAACCCAAAACAAATATAAAAAAAGCGAAAATTAGAAAGAAAAGACTGGCAAGGAAAATAATTATTAGAAAATGGTTAATGGAAAGTTCAGAATTTATGGAAGAATAA
- a CDS encoding HipA N-terminal domain-containing protein produces MLNYLKRFFSKSGEENELEVHLPENANATFELKVNKLVIGTLHCEKGIWEFKYSEEFKKHKNEYNHIAGFSQLDKVYQNEVLWPFFQTRIPGLKQPAVKEIIEKEHINATDELELLKRFGKKTISNPYELDLVY; encoded by the coding sequence ATGTTAAATTATTTAAAACGCTTTTTTTCGAAATCAGGGGAGGAGAATGAATTAGAAGTTCATCTCCCAGAGAATGCCAATGCCACATTTGAACTTAAAGTTAACAAATTGGTAATTGGAACATTGCATTGTGAAAAAGGCATATGGGAATTTAAATATTCCGAAGAGTTTAAAAAACATAAAAATGAATATAATCACATAGCTGGTTTTTCGCAATTGGATAAAGTCTATCAGAACGAAGTCTTGTGGCCATTCTTCCAAACCAGGATTCCGGGTTTAAAGCAGCCGGCGGTGAAAGAGATTATAGAAAAAGAGCATATTAATGCTACAGATGAACTGGAGCTTTTAAAGCGTTTTGGGAAAAAGACGATTTCAAATCCATATGAACTGGATTTGGTTTATTAA
- a CDS encoding HipA domain-containing protein: MFTSLDKLRKERSMKCSGLLLNEDDIPVIREKDYIVDNRPLDGDAPKQFIRLYTYHPDSGIHRRNTKTWIPYIAKTAEKWYPHESVIEYMINCIGVQLGLEMNEVALYKINGQIRFLSRFFLKNNEALVHGAEISGEYLEDMTFAEEIANDRATSRELFTFQFIEKAMAAKFGSHCNNLIRELVKMITFDAIAGNNDRHFYNWGVITNIKKISEVPRFAPFYDSARGFLWNRRDDFMVNNLRAMNSGGKKIEHYIENACPRISIDGNSEINHFGLISYLKNYKDEFRVIIADMASVDNEKKVIEMLRKNFFGFFISERCELIEYIVQQRFKKVRGI; encoded by the coding sequence GTGTTCACATCTCTCGATAAATTAAGAAAAGAACGTTCCATGAAATGTTCAGGTTTATTGCTCAATGAGGACGATATTCCGGTCATTAGGGAAAAAGATTATATAGTAGACAACAGACCTCTAGATGGAGATGCACCCAAGCAATTTATACGGCTTTATACCTATCATCCCGATAGTGGAATTCATCGGCGTAATACGAAGACCTGGATTCCTTATATTGCAAAGACAGCAGAAAAGTGGTATCCCCATGAATCTGTAATAGAATACATGATCAACTGTATAGGCGTACAGTTGGGACTGGAGATGAATGAGGTAGCCCTCTACAAAATCAATGGACAGATCAGGTTTCTAAGCAGGTTTTTCCTGAAAAATAATGAGGCACTGGTTCACGGAGCTGAAATTTCCGGGGAATACTTGGAGGATATGACTTTCGCTGAGGAAATAGCAAATGATAGGGCAACTTCCAGAGAACTTTTTACTTTTCAATTTATCGAAAAGGCAATGGCTGCAAAGTTTGGTTCCCATTGTAACAATCTGATAAGAGAGCTTGTCAAAATGATAACATTTGATGCAATTGCAGGAAATAACGATCGACATTTTTATAACTGGGGGGTAATTACCAATATCAAAAAGATCAGTGAGGTTCCCAGATTTGCGCCATTTTATGATTCTGCAAGGGGGTTTCTTTGGAACAGAAGGGATGATTTTATGGTAAACAATCTTCGGGCGATGAATTCCGGGGGGAAGAAAATTGAGCACTATATTGAAAATGCGTGTCCGCGGATCAGTATTGACGGTAACAGTGAAATAAATCATTTCGGCCTTATAAGCTATCTTAAAAACTATAAGGATGAATTTCGCGTTATTATAGCAGATATGGCCTCTGTCGATAATGAAAAAAAAGTAATTGAGATGCTGAGGAAGAATTTTTTTGGATTCTTTATCAGTGAGAGATGCGAATTAATTGAGTATATTGTACAACAACGATTTAAAAAAGTAAGGGGGATTTAA
- a CDS encoding DUF4099 domain-containing protein produces MKNLIIEEALPIAELSRLGLYDGARHLLDETDLSALLSGRRTSLVNLKNLVSESFTIDSLDAKLSLNTDPDSLQQIKLHPIYKEPKRSVGLSDIETNELISGEAKNIAKSIDFPGGGSKTIVFEYDRETKEFISYDPAAVEIPFQINGEQLDTNKREDFALGKIVQLADGTMVQHRASEPQGILASRTALILTVLKDGAATRFLIKNISPIMDVSIHQTPFSPAFETAFLEMKKSDGSLSDEKLQQMELINFKSEYTRGYGHGVSR; encoded by the coding sequence ATGAAAAATTTAATTATTGAAGAAGCGCTGCCGATCGCAGAGCTATCCAGGCTGGGTCTATACGACGGAGCCAGGCACTTACTGGATGAAACGGATCTTTCCGCACTTCTTTCTGGTAGAAGGACATCCTTGGTTAATCTTAAGAACCTGGTCAGCGAGTCTTTCACAATCGATAGTCTTGATGCAAAACTATCCTTAAATACCGATCCAGATAGTCTTCAGCAAATCAAATTGCACCCTATCTACAAAGAGCCAAAACGCTCTGTTGGTTTATCGGATATCGAAACTAATGAGCTGATTTCCGGAGAAGCAAAAAATATTGCAAAAAGCATTGATTTTCCGGGTGGCGGTAGCAAAACCATTGTGTTTGAGTATGATAGAGAGACCAAGGAGTTTATTTCCTATGATCCGGCAGCGGTAGAGATTCCCTTTCAGATCAATGGAGAACAATTAGATACTAACAAAAGAGAAGATTTCGCCCTTGGAAAAATTGTCCAGCTCGCCGATGGGACTATGGTTCAGCACAGGGCCAGTGAACCCCAGGGGATCTTAGCCAGTCGTACAGCTTTAATCCTTACTGTTTTGAAAGATGGAGCCGCAACAAGGTTTTTAATAAAGAATATTTCTCCGATCATGGATGTAAGTATTCACCAGACTCCTTTTTCCCCTGCTTTTGAGACCGCGTTTCTGGAAATGAAGAAAAGTGACGGTTCGCTTTCTGATGAAAAGTTGCAGCAGATGGAACTTATAAACTTCAAAAGTGAATATACAAGGGGATATGGCCATGGTGTATCCAGATAA
- a CDS encoding ArdC family protein, with the protein MDKKEVHKPLHVQVAEKVIDALRQGTAPWQIPWDSSGMPLLLPYNFQSGNRYKGINALSLLMAGREDPRWMTYRQAEESGMQVRKGEKSMLIQFVKTKDEQLKRDSSGKVVHDELGKPVKETRELPHAIIRNAYVFNAAQIEGMPKLEKEKPGNQWEPIERAEKLITSSEAVVHHQYSANAFYDLKKDSITLPYKDWFSESGKYYATLLHELGHWTGHPERLNREMGGGFGDPLYAREELKAEIASMLLGQELGIGHDPGQHYAYVESWISILKNNPFEIFSAAMDAERILGYIMDIERKQEITNEKVSLNAMQPAPVRTTGYLTTGDKIPYNGSVYEVMGHLKQGKLKMQESLNGNAFTLSREDKLYEALLYLKTHVGAEFQNEKQPNEIMPEGNQSQLDLNR; encoded by the coding sequence ATGGATAAAAAAGAAGTTCATAAACCCCTGCATGTCCAGGTGGCCGAAAAGGTAATCGATGCACTTCGCCAAGGAACCGCTCCATGGCAGATTCCCTGGGATTCATCTGGCATGCCTTTGTTACTACCTTATAATTTTCAGAGTGGCAATAGGTATAAGGGGATCAATGCATTATCGCTTTTGATGGCAGGCAGGGAAGATCCAAGGTGGATGACCTACAGACAAGCAGAGGAAAGCGGCATGCAGGTCAGAAAGGGAGAAAAATCAATGCTCATACAGTTTGTAAAGACCAAAGATGAACAGCTAAAGCGAGACAGTTCGGGGAAGGTCGTGCACGATGAACTGGGAAAACCGGTTAAGGAAACCAGGGAACTCCCCCATGCCATTATCCGCAATGCTTACGTGTTTAATGCCGCCCAGATCGAGGGCATGCCTAAGCTGGAAAAAGAAAAGCCCGGCAACCAGTGGGAGCCTATTGAACGGGCAGAAAAACTGATCACCTCTTCAGAGGCGGTTGTTCATCATCAGTATTCGGCCAATGCTTTTTATGATCTAAAAAAAGATTCGATCACGCTACCCTACAAGGACTGGTTTTCTGAAAGCGGAAAATATTATGCGACACTGCTTCACGAGCTGGGCCACTGGACCGGGCATCCAGAGCGCCTAAACAGGGAGATGGGCGGCGGATTCGGTGATCCATTGTATGCAAGGGAAGAGCTCAAAGCAGAAATCGCTTCGATGCTCCTAGGTCAGGAACTTGGCATCGGTCATGATCCCGGGCAGCATTACGCCTATGTGGAAAGTTGGATATCGATCTTAAAGAACAATCCCTTCGAAATCTTTTCGGCGGCAATGGATGCCGAGCGCATACTTGGCTATATCATGGATATAGAAAGAAAACAGGAGATCACCAATGAAAAGGTTTCCTTAAATGCAATGCAGCCCGCTCCGGTAAGGACTACCGGATATCTCACCACTGGAGATAAAATCCCATATAACGGTTCTGTCTATGAAGTGATGGGGCACTTAAAACAAGGCAAGCTTAAAATGCAGGAAAGCCTCAATGGCAATGCATTTACCTTAAGCCGGGAAGACAAACTTTATGAAGCCCTTTTATACCTCAAAACTCATGTTGGTGCTGAGTTTCAAAACGAGAAACAGCCTAACGAAATTATGCCGGAAGGAAACCAATCACAACTTGATTTAAACAGATAA
- a CDS encoding M23 family metallopeptidase yields MKVNSAFGKRIHPVTHENDFHRGIDLRARNEPVFSFFAGKVSGVGFNPILGKFIRIDHSGLESIYGHLSIILVQRGQVLNSGELIAVTGSTGRVTGEHLHFSLRSNGVYIHPVNFILRYYQVVKINQINFMENSAYLTLRQKLELLAMVEEVELNLDEAWLYGIGFADMEEEQDG; encoded by the coding sequence ATGAAGGTAAATAGTGCGTTTGGTAAAAGGATCCATCCGGTAACACATGAAAATGACTTCCATCGGGGCATTGATTTGCGCGCGAGGAATGAACCTGTATTTTCTTTTTTTGCTGGAAAGGTATCAGGTGTAGGCTTTAATCCAATTCTGGGAAAGTTCATCAGGATTGATCATTCCGGACTTGAAAGCATATATGGCCACCTTTCGATAATTCTGGTTCAAAGGGGCCAAGTGTTGAATTCCGGGGAGCTGATAGCAGTTACGGGATCTACCGGTAGGGTAACTGGTGAACACCTGCACTTTAGTCTTCGCAGCAATGGAGTCTACATTCACCCGGTAAATTTTATTCTCCGCTACTACCAGGTGGTCAAAATTAATCAAATAAATTTTATGGAAAATTCAGCCTATTTAACCCTCAGGCAAAAGCTGGAACTGCTCGCGATGGTGGAAGAGGTGGAGCTGAACCTGGATGAGGCATGGCTCTACGGAATTGGCTTTGCCGATATGGAGGAAGAGCAAGATGGATAA